A region of Carassius auratus strain Wakin chromosome 41, ASM336829v1, whole genome shotgun sequence DNA encodes the following proteins:
- the LOC113059551 gene encoding uncharacterized protein LOC113059551 isoform X1, with the protein MLQIFLLLLPGVLSNDWSVSYVSLSRVCAARGSNVSINCRYEYPDDQQVQRVRWCSVSSNNGNCANEPNVYDSEFNNNQKNFQYIGDKTSNCSLLISNIDQTYSGEYKFRFITDRDEWTGEPGVNILVDDLRVSMSRSRENGSTIVGDSLNLTCTLSCSGNLADVQWFKNRDLIRHSEPVLTFTRVTAEDSGNYSCSLRNYKTTVSEEITIYIEDVVASPTVLIIVVFLFSLVFITAAVILMRRRKAIMKEKQAEEREVKDSLYSTIQPQTTLHQKNHTGYAEANKNLRGAEDVQQEDEVQYSSVTIKPKELLQVSSNTEQEDDSTIYSAVMNVGCSGS; encoded by the exons ATGCTGCAAATATTTCTTCTGCTTCTGCCTG GTGTTCTCAGTAATGATTGGAGTGTGAGTTATGTTTCTCTGAGTCGGGTCTGTGCTGCGAGGGGATCCAATGTTTCTATTAACTGTAGATATGAATATCCAGATGATCAGCAAGTACAGCGAGTGCGGTGGTGTTCAGTGAGTTCAAACAATGGCAACTGTGCGAATGAGCCGAATGTTTATGATAGTGAATTCAACAATAATCAAAAAAACTTCCAATACATTGGAGACAAAACCTCAAATTGTTCTCTTTTGATCAGTAATATTGATCAAACATATTCTGGAGAGTATAAATTCAGATTTATAACTGACAGGGACGAATGGACAGGTGAACCTGGAGTGAACATTTTAGTAGACG atttaagaGTGTCCATGAGCAGGTCAAGAGAAAATGGAAGCACAATAGTTGGAGACTCTCTGAATTTGACGTGCACACTCAGCTGTTCTGGTAATTTAGCTGATGTTCAGTGGTTTAAGAATCGTGATCTGATTCGACACTCAGAGCCCGTCCTCACCTTCACCAGAGTAACAGCTGAAGACTCGGGGAATTACTCTTGTTCTTTGAGAAACTATAAAACAACTGTATCTGAAGAAATTACCATTTACATTGAAG ATGTCGTCGCGTCTCCAACCGTtctgattattgtggtgtttttattctCACTTGTTTTCATCACTGCAGCTGTGATTCTTATGAGAAG AAGGAAAGcaataatgaaagaaaaacaagcgGAAGAAAGAGAAGTCAAGGATTCTCTTTACAGCACGATTCAACCTCAAACAACc CTTCATCAGAAAAACCACACTGGGTATGCTGAG GCTAACAAAAACCTACGAGGAGCTGAGGATGTACAGCAGGAAGATGAAGTGCAATATTCATCTGTCACCATTAAACCCAAAGAACTGCTTCAAGT GTCTTCAAACACAGAGCAGGAGGATGATTCAACCATCTACAGCGCAGTGATGAATG TCGGCTGCTCTGGTTCCTGA
- the LOC113059551 gene encoding uncharacterized protein LOC113059551 isoform X2 produces MLQIFLLLLPGVLSNDWSVSYVSLSRVCAARGSNVSINCRYEYPDDQQVQRVRWCSVSSNNGNCANEPNVYDSEFNNNQKNFQYIGDKTSNCSLLISNIDQTYSGEYKFRFITDRDEWTGEPGVNILVDDLRVSMSRSRENGSTIVGDSLNLTCTLSCSGNLADVQWFKNRDLIRHSEPVLTFTRVTAEDSGNYSCSLRNYKTTVSEEITIYIEDVVASPTVLIIVVFLFSLVFITAAVILMRRRKAIMKEKQAEEREVKDSLYSTIQPQTTQQVLFGQPASSEKPHWVC; encoded by the exons ATGCTGCAAATATTTCTTCTGCTTCTGCCTG GTGTTCTCAGTAATGATTGGAGTGTGAGTTATGTTTCTCTGAGTCGGGTCTGTGCTGCGAGGGGATCCAATGTTTCTATTAACTGTAGATATGAATATCCAGATGATCAGCAAGTACAGCGAGTGCGGTGGTGTTCAGTGAGTTCAAACAATGGCAACTGTGCGAATGAGCCGAATGTTTATGATAGTGAATTCAACAATAATCAAAAAAACTTCCAATACATTGGAGACAAAACCTCAAATTGTTCTCTTTTGATCAGTAATATTGATCAAACATATTCTGGAGAGTATAAATTCAGATTTATAACTGACAGGGACGAATGGACAGGTGAACCTGGAGTGAACATTTTAGTAGACG atttaagaGTGTCCATGAGCAGGTCAAGAGAAAATGGAAGCACAATAGTTGGAGACTCTCTGAATTTGACGTGCACACTCAGCTGTTCTGGTAATTTAGCTGATGTTCAGTGGTTTAAGAATCGTGATCTGATTCGACACTCAGAGCCCGTCCTCACCTTCACCAGAGTAACAGCTGAAGACTCGGGGAATTACTCTTGTTCTTTGAGAAACTATAAAACAACTGTATCTGAAGAAATTACCATTTACATTGAAG ATGTCGTCGCGTCTCCAACCGTtctgattattgtggtgtttttattctCACTTGTTTTCATCACTGCAGCTGTGATTCTTATGAGAAG AAGGAAAGcaataatgaaagaaaaacaagcgGAAGAAAGAGAAGTCAAGGATTCTCTTTACAGCACGATTCAACCTCAAACAACc CAACAAGTGTTGTTTGGTCAACCAGCTTCATCAGAAAAACCACACTGGGTATGCTGA
- the LOC113059510 gene encoding tyrosine-protein phosphatase non-receptor type 23-like — MEAVPRMPMIWLDLKEAGEFEFSPTVKQFILKNYGEDPDHYNEQLKKLEQLRQSAVNVTRDFEGCSTLRKYFGQLHYLQSRVPLGLEQEAAVPISWTEIFSGKTVTHEDICYEQACILYNLGALHSMLGAMDNRVSEEGMKVSCTHFQCSAGAFTYLRDHFSHNFSVDMSHQILNLNINLMLGQAQECLLEKSMLDNRKSFLVARISAQVVDYYKEACRALENSETASMLGKIQKDWKKLVQMKIYYFAAVAHLHMGKQAEEQQKYGERVAYLQSSVDKLSEAIKLAKGQPDSVQEALRFTMDVIGGKFNSAQKDNDFIYHESVPPLETLTSVKGAPLVKALPVNPTDPTVTGPDIFAKLVPMAAHEASSLYSEEKANLLRDVMAKIDNKNETLEQFMDSLGLDPESVDNMEMYNTLPSVLMEKCAALSVRPDTVKNLIQSMQVLSGVFTDVEGSLREIRDVLDEDEAEEQSLEEAAGKQAVPERPSALAELRRDLEKYFEAHEKASFTNTELHRAMNLHISNLRLLGGPLDTLKEALPKPQLSEDEMAGLQTMKRILGKVQEMRDQRSSLEKQLRDLIQHDDITTSLVTTERADVKKLFEEQLKKYEQVKVYIDQNLTAQENILKALTEANVQYATVRKGLTETEHKWNSTVQMLVASYEAYEDLMKKSQEGKEFYEDLETKASRLLEKAKTVCKTRKEERQAIMEKELKKKVPQRPTAPKPPPKQGQSVDHANLNDPELAELSAAILALGGDLPEELRSLPPGLTIPPSGHHAARSGAAASSILRWPGANSALLYTQTRFPPNLPPPEVLAQISCFPTPPLSQSFSHSLPQPPLAQQQFPQLPNHQVFPPPSVSGYYPPSSQNQPGPSVTSVRPSTTTVDSVQTPIPSYSPASIQAVMPSPGQHQQMPPVSSVYGAPPQMTPHVQYMHQPVVSINQTPQAMPAHHHQPQPQPQQVFAQQGGQSQQQPFYPPVPTQQQMPKPLPGHQPRFPQYIAQVRQPGPPNFYQPQIQGQFRAPATHMQPHQGYPPFSFNPKSQSPQVNIVTPGQIPHPGMPSQMPPSSQPGPPVSMSHLAHVSQQIPSASQPQTPYFSQLPGPHHPQIPPSSHHLGPEPHMQIPSASKQMTPPQQPQMLAPTTHMSPSSHSQMPSVSQSYCPQSQIIPSHQPNQQPAYPAVPGRATIPVQPQVPHGPHSSQIQIHPSNPSQHQNQSHPQILPQSCPPAIPHNIYKPQPTIPPSSAPLSFPGGTPMVSNQSVAALQPESQPPTSQPVVVQQLPPGGPISYAVPQSGNTPSGPMQHPVAAAPPGPQSMIPPSSGAPGAPQPHVLPSPAPSPSPSPGPPSLGMVTQRPSPALAQVGGATLPQSSVQAPAPTGAMTSSESTLFQRQNSSTDDLLSSSPESQHGGTKDIANVLLPTKVDPQEEHYRKKAEGVRLIQGDPYQAPERVSKLSAQLERFRSTIQSLERPTWEGGLSKLDAHWKELQEQQEKDTRQLSISIARCYTMKNRHQDVMPYDCNRVVLHSGKDDYINASFIEDLSPYCPRLIATQGPLIGTSADFWLMVYEQKVSVIVMLVSELELEKQKVLRYFPSERGQKFAQGPITLTLTTQKITPTHIERMIELEYRDQSLKRTVVHLQFTSWPELGLPESKTNLIHFIQEVHGHYLLQRPLHTPVIVHCSSGVGRTGAFCLLYAALQEIEAGNGIPDLIQLVRKMRQQRKNMLQEKLHLKFCYEAVLKHTEQVLQRHGIITSPCARTSNNTALKSYPRQESQDIVLGGDMPFSSIQATVAKLSIRPPSVDHEQDQIPSVSEAPSTVEPDPTELSLPPSQDPLCYEAMPGSISPPLFCTSSPGMTQSPSAPSVQGNGITGSTPASPVSNHHPSTAPNAPSPPPHAPSPPTSSSLDLLASLTPEAFTMDSAYRGKQRINKQSFLHPQEGKGLQGPPDGDDPLSSLDPLWTLNKS; from the exons ATGGAAGCCGTGCCGCGAATGCCGATGATCTGGCTGGATCTGAAGGAGGCAGGAGAGTTTGAGTTCAGCCCGACTGTCAAACAG TTCATACTGAAGAACTACGGTGAAGATCCTGACCATTATAATGAGCAGTTGAAGAAACTGGAGCAGTTGAGACAG AGTGCTGTGAATGTCACACGAGACTTTGAAGGCTGCAGCACCTTAAGGAAGTACTTCGGGCAACTGCACTATCTTCAGAGTCGTGTGCCTTTGGGATTGGAGCAGGAAGCTGCTGTGCCTATTTCCTG GACAGAGATATTTTCTGGGAAGACAGTGACCCACGAGGACATCTGCTATGAGCAGGCCTGCATCCTTTATAATTTGG GAGCACTCCATTCAATGTTGGGAGCCATGGACAACAGGGTGTCCGAAGAG GGAATGAAAGTATCTTGCACACACTTCCAGTGCTCGGCTGGAGCATTCACCTACTTGAGAGATCACTTCAGCCACAACTTCAGTGTGGACATGAGTCACCAGATCCTCAATCTCAACATCAACCTCATGCTG GGTCAGGCCCAAGAGTGCCTGTTGGAAAAATCTATGTTGGACAACAGGAAGAGCTTTCTCGTCGCTCGGATAAGTGCCCAG GTGGTGGACTATTACAAAGAGGCATGCAGAGCTCTGGAGAACTCAGAAACCGCTTCAATGTTAGGAAAGATACAGAAAGACTGGAAGAAATTAGTGCAAATGAAGATTTACTACTTTGCTGCAGTTGCTCAT TTGCACATGGGGAAACAGGCTGAAGAGCAGCAGAAGTATGGAGAGAGG GTTGCTTACCTTCAAAGCTCAGTAGACAAACTCAGCGAGGCAATTAAGCTGGCTAAGGGTCAGCCAGACAGTGTACAGGAAGCCCTTAGATTTACCATGGATGTCATTGGTGGAAA atttaattCTGCCCAAAAAGACAATGACTTCATTTACCATGAATCTGTGCCACCTCTGGAGACACTGACCTCAGTGAAAG GGGCCCCACTGGTGAAAGCCTTGCCTGTAAACCCAACAGACCCCACTGTCACTGGGCCAGACATTTTTGCAAAGCTGGTGCCCATGGCTGCCCATGAGGCCTCCTCTCTTTACag TGAAGAGAAGGCCAACCTGCTAAGAGATGTCATGGCAAAAATAGACAACAAGAATGAAACATTAGA ACAGTTCATGGACTCTCTCGGTCTGGACCCTGAGTCAGTTGACAATATGGAGATGTATAATACCCTTCCTTCTGTGCTGATGGAAAAATGTGCTGCCTTGAGTGTGAGACCTGATACTGTAAAAAACCTTATCCAGTCAATGCAGG TCCTCTCAGGTGTGTTCACCGATGTAGAAGGCTCTCTGCGCGAGATTCGAGATGTATTAGATGAGGATGAGGCAGAGGAGCAAAGTTTAGAAGAGGCTGCTGGGAAGCAGGCTGTCCCAGAACGGCCCTCAGCTCTGGCCGAGCTGCGGAGAGACCTGGAAAAGTATTTTGAGGCACACGAAAAAGCCAGCTTTACCAACACAGAACTTCACCGGGCCATGAATCTGCACATCAGCAATCTGAGACTCCTCGGTGGACCACTAGACACGCTTAAAGAGGCATTGCCGAAACCTCAACTTAGTGAGG atgAGATGGCAGGTCTCCAGACTATGAAGAGAATTTTGGGTAAAGTGCAAGAAATGCGGGACCAACGAAGCTCCCTGGAAAAGCAGCTTAGAGACCTCATTCAGCATGATGACATCACTACTTCTCTGGTAACAACTGAGCGTGCTGACGTGAAG AAACTCTTTGAGGAGCAGCTTAAGAAGTATGAGCAGGTGAAAGTATACATTGATCAGAACCTGACAGCTCAAGAGAATATCCTGAAGGCACTGACAGAAGCTAATGTACAGTATGCCACTGTGCGCAAGGGCCTGACAGAAACTGAACATAA ATGGAACAGCACTGTACAGATGCTTGTGGCCTCCTATGAGGCCTATGAAGATTTAATGAAGAAATCTCAGGAGGGCAAAGAGTTTTATGAAGACCTAGAAACAAAGGCCTCTCGCCTGTTGGAGAAAGCCAAGACTGTCTGCAAGACTCGGAAAGAAGAGAGACAAGCCATAATGGAAAA AGAGCTAAAAAAAAAGGTGCCCCAAAGACCCACTGCCCCAAAACCACCCCCGAAGCAAGGCCAAAGTGTGGATCATGCCAACTTAAATGACCCTGAACTGGCAGAGCTGAGTGCTGCTATCCTAGCCCTTGGTGGAGATCTCCCAGAAGAGCTACGCAGCCTGCCTCCTGGACTTACCATTCCACCATCTGGTCATCATGCTGCACGTTCTGGAGCTGCTGCTAGCTCTATTCTGCGCTGGCCTGGAGCTAACTCAGCTTTACTCTATACTCAAACCAGATTTCCTCCAAATTTACCGCCTCCTGAAGTTCTTGCTCAGATCTCCTGTTTTCCAACACCTCCCCTGTCTCAGAGTTTCAGTCACAGTCTTCCTCAGCCTCCTCTGGCACAACAACAGTTCCCACAATTGCCCAACCATCAGGTCTTTCCACCACCATCTGTGTCTGGGTACTACCCTCCATCTTCACAGAACCAACCCGGCCCATCAGTCACTTCAGTCCGACCTTCTACCACTACAGTGGATAGTGTACAGACACCTATTCCAAGCTACAGTCCTGCATCTATCCAGGCAGTTATGCCTTCTCCAGGCCAACACCAACAGATGCCACCAGTGTCATCAGTGTATGGAGCTCCACCTCAGATGACACCCCATGTCCAGTACATGCACCAACCTGTTGTTTCCATAAACCAAACTCCACAGGCAATGCCAGCCCATCATCACCAGCCTCAACCTCAACCTCAGCAGGTATTTGCTCAACAGGGTGGTCAAAGTCAACAGCAGCCATTTTACCCACCTGTACCAACTCAACAGCAAATGCCTAAACCTTTGCCTGGGCACCAGCCTCGGTTCCCACAGTACATAGCTCAAGTAAGACAACCAGGACCACCAAACTTTTATCAACCTCAAATCCAAGGACAGTTTAGAGCTCCTGCTACCCATATGCAGCCTCATCAGGGTTACCCCCCCTTCTCTTTTAATCCGAAGTCCcaatctccacaagttaacattgtcACTCCAGGCCAGATTCCCCATCCAGGCATGCCTTCACAGATGCCACCATCCTCCCAACCGGGGCCTCCTGTGTCAATGTCACACTTAGCACACGTCAGTCAACAGATTCCTTCTGCTTCACAGCCCCAAACACCTTACTTCAGTCAATTACCAGGTCCTCATCACCCCCAGATACCCCCATCCTCTCATCATTTAGGCCCTGAACCGCATATGCAGATACCTTCTGCCTCAAAACAGATGACTCCTCCCCAGCAGCCACAAATGCTTGCACCAACCACTCACATGTCTCCTTCCTCTCATTCACAAATGCCCTCAGTCTCCCAATCTTACTGCCCCCAGTCACAGATAATTCCTTCTCATCAACCCAACCAACAGCCAGCGTACCCGGCAGTCCCTGGGAGGGCTACTATTCCTGTTCAACCTCAGGTCCCACATGGCCCTCATTCATCACAGATCCAAATACACCCTAGCAATCCTTCACAGCATCAAAACCAATCTCATCCTCAAATCCTTCCCCAGTCCTGTCCTCCAGCAATCCCTCACAATATCTACAAACCTCAGCCAACCATTCCTCCTAGCTCTGCACCTTTGAGTTTTCCTGGTGGTACTCCTATGGTATCAAATCAGTCGGTGGCAGCTCTGCAGCCAGAGTCCCAGCCCCCCACTTCACAGCCTGTAGTCGTACAACAGCTACCCCCAGGAGGACCAATATCTTATGCTGTTCCACAAAGTGGGAACACTCCTTCTGGACCAATGCAGCATCCTGTAGCTGCTGCTCCCCCAGGGCCTCAAAGCATGATACCTCCATCCTCAGGAGCACCAGGTGCACCCCAGCCTCATGTGCTACCTTCTCCTGCCCCATCACCTTCTCCCTCTCCTGGTCCTCCCTCCCTTGGTATGGTCACCCAGCGACCATCTCCTGCTCTAGCCCAAGTTGGAGGAGCAACATTGCCACAGTCTTCAGTTCAGGCTCCAGCACCCACTGGTGCCATGACTTCATCTGAGTCTACTTTGTTTCAGCGACAGAACTCTAGTACTGATGACTTGCTTTCCTCAAGCCCCGAGAGCCAGCATGGAGGCACTAAGGACATCGCAAATGTCTTACTACCCACAAAAGTTGACCCTCAGGAGGaacattacagaaaaaaagcTGAGGGTGTGAGACTTATCCAGGGTGACCCTTACCAAGCACCAGAGAGGGTCTCGAAACTCAGTGCACAGCTAGAACGGTTTAGATCAACAATTCAATCCTTAGAGCGCCCAACATGGGAGGGAGGTCTGTCGAAACTTGATGCCCACTGGAAAGAACTGCAAGAGCAGCAGGAGAAGGATACTCGCCAGCTCTCTATCTCTATTGCCCGTTGCTACACCATGAAGAACCGCCATCAGGATGTGATGCCTTACGACTGCAATCGAGTTGTCTTGCACTCTGGTAAAGATGATTACATCAATGCCAGTTTCATTGAGGACCTATCCCCATACTGCCCCCGGCTCATTGCAACACAGGGTCCCCTCATTGGCACTTCAGCCGACTTCTGGCTCATGGTTTACGAGCAGAAAGTTTCTGTAATCGTCATGTTAGTGTCTGAGCTAGAACTGGAGAAG CAAAAGGTATTGAGATACTTTCCTTCAGAGAGAGGCCAAAAATTTGCTCAGGGGCCAATCACCCTTACCCTGACCACCCAGAAGATCACTCCTACCCATATAGAGCGCATGATAGAACTGGAGTATCGGGACCAAAGTTTGAAACGCACCGTTGTACACCTTCAGTTTACTTCATGGCCTGAACT ggGTCTTCCAGAGAGTAAAACCAACCTCATCCATTTCATTCAAGAAGTCCACGGACATTACCTGCTTCAGCGTCCACTACACACTCCAGTCATAGTGCACTGCAG CTCTGGTGTTGGCCGTACTGGTGCCTTCTGTCTGCTTTATGCAGCGCTGCAAGAAATTGAAGCAGGTAATGGTATACCTGACCTGATCCAGCTGGTGAGGAAGATGAGGCAGCAGAGGAAGAACATGCTGCAAGAGAAG CTTCACCTCAAATTTTGCTATGAGGCTGTTCTTAAACATACAGAGCAGGTTCTGCAACGTCATGGCATAATTACATCCCCTTGCGCCAGGACTTCAAATAATACTGCATTAAAG TCATACCCCCGACAGGAATCTCAGGACATTGTTCTGGGAGGAGACATGCCTTTTAGTTCTATACAGGCCACTGTGGCCAAACTTAGCATTCGACCACCCAGTGTTGACCATGAACAAGACCAGATTCCCTCTGTTTCCGAAGCGCCAAGCACAGTGGAACCAGATCCTACAGAATTGTCACTTCCACCTTCTCAGGACCCACTTTGTTATGAAGCTATGCCTGGTTCCATCAGTCCCCCCCTCTTTTGCACCTCTTCTCCAGGCATGACGCAGTCACCTTCAGCTCCTAGCGTCCAAGGGAATGGGATCACTGGTTCCACTCCTGCATCTCCAGTCTCAAATCATCACCCATCCACAGCACCTAATGCCCCGTCTCCACCACCTCATGCCCCTTCTCCGCCCACATCCTCATCTTTAGATCTGCTTGCTTCTCTCACACCCGAAGCCTTTACTATGGATAGTGCTTATCGAGGCAAGCAGCGGATTAACAAGCAAAGCTTCCTTCATCCGCAAGAAGGAAAAGGACTGCAGGGACCACCAGATGGCGATGATCCGCTCAGTAGTTTGGATCCTCTCTGGACACTCAACAAAAGCTGA
- the LOC113059560 gene encoding cell adhesion molecule 2-like, which produces MLQIILLLLPGVLSQWRVSYVSLSPVCAARGSNVSINCRYEYPDDQRVQQVIWCSMRKRCNCAVKPYVYDSKSNNNKKNFQYIGDKTSNCSLLISNIDQTHSGEYKFRFITSEKKYTCAPRVTILVDDLKVSMNRSRENGSTIVGDSLNLTCTLSCSGNLADVQWFKNRDLIRHSEPVLTFSRVTAEDSGSYSCSLRNFKTTLSEEITIHIEDVTWFPTVLIIVVFLVSLVFITAAVILMRRKAKTQVKPKKKREEAKRSLYCTLQKNDDAVYSTITNPQETQDVLQEV; this is translated from the exons atgctgcaaattattctgcttcttctgcctg GTGTTCTCAGTCAGTGGAGAGTGAGTTATGTTTCTCTGAGTCCGGTCTGTGCTGCGAGGGGATCCAATGTTTCTATTAACTGTAGATATGAATATCCAGATGATCAACGAGTACAGCAAGTGATCTGGTGTTCAATGAGAAAACGTTGCAACTGTGCAGTTAAGCCGTATGTTTATGATAGTAAAtccaacaataataaaaaaaacttccaatACATTGGAGACAAAACCTCAAATTGTTCTCTTTTGATCAGTAATATTGATCAAACACATTCTGGAGAGTATAAATTCAGATTTATAACCAGTGAGAAAAAATATACATGTGCTCCTCGAGTGACCATTTTAGTAGATG atttaaaagtGTCCATGAACAGATCAAGAGAAAATGGAAGCACAATAGTTGGAGACTCTCTGAATTTGACGTGCACACTCAGCTGTTCTGGTAATTTAGCTGATGTTCAGTGGTTTAAGAATCGTGATCTGATTCGACACTCAGAGCCCGTCCTCACCTTCAGCAGAGTAACAGCTGAAGACTCGGGGAGCTACTCTTGTTCTTTGAGAAACTTTAAAACAACTCTATCTGAAGAAATTACCATTCACATTGAAg ATGTCACCTGGTTTCCAACCGTtctgattattgtggtgtttttagtCTCACTTGTTTTCATCACTGCAGCTGTGATTCTTATGAGAAG GAAAGCAAAAACTCAAGTAAAACCaaagaagaagagagaagaaGCCAAGCGTTCTCTTTACTGCActcttcaaaaaaat GATGACGCAGTCTACTCGACCATCACAAACCCACAAGAAACACAAGATGTGCTGCAGGAGGTGTGA